Genomic window (Cellulosilyticum lentocellum DSM 5427):
AGAAGAACAACAAGAAGACATGGTAGCATTTTAAAATAAAAAGTTTAGTTTCAATAAAAAATAAGGTGCCAAGTCGCATGTTTGTACTTGGCACCTTATTTTTATTTAAGAAGGTTTAATCACATACATAGAAGGTAAGGAGTTTTTCAATTTCTATAAAGTCACAACCTTTAGAAAACTTAAGTACAAATTCTTCATTATGCACAATAAGCTTAATCTCTATATCTCTGTCTAGGATACCGTCATCTTCAATCATAAAATGAGAAATACTACGATAAGGAATAGATACCTTTCCTTTTTTAGTAGAGAAGGCGTTCTTATCAAAGAAAATAATACGTTTATTAGTAAAACACATTTCGTCTACTACTAAACGATAAACGGCTTCAATTTCTTCACCTTCTGTTAAAAAACGTTCAAAATACTTAGTGTTAGTAGATTTGGTACCTCCAAAAATTCCCATACACATACCTCCTGTTTTCTTAAATAGTTACGCAAACTTTTAAGTACAGTATAGCACGTGAAGTCATTAGTTTATAGGGGAAAAAAGGAAAACTGGAAATAATATCTAGTTACTATTAACATAAAAATTTCAATTAGGTATTGACATTTATTCGCTTTTATATGAAAATGTACTCTGGTTAAAACAAAGCAGTATTAAATGAAAAGTGATAACACATAAAAAAGAGCAGATGGGCGGCTAACAACCCATTTGCTCTTTTTGCTTTTTAGTAAACTGATTTATAGAAAGGGGAGCGATATGAAAAAGATATTTAAGGATAAGGTATTTCTAAGTACAATGCTTACTTTAGCGGTACCTATTACACTTCAAAGCTTTGTGACCTCATCCCTTAATTTAGTAGATACTATGATGGTAGGAAGTTTACAAGAGACAGCTATTTCTGCAGTAGGACTTGCTAATCAATATATGTTTATTTTTACGCTTTGCATATTAGGGATTAATGCTGGAGCCAGTGTATTTATGTCTCAATATTGGGGAAAGAAAGATTTACAGGGAATTAAGACCTTTCTAGGGATAGATTTAACTGTAGGTTTTGTAGCTGCTAGCTTATTTGCTATAATGGCATTCTTCTTTCCAGAAGTAATTATGGATATTATGTCAGATGATGCAGCAGTTGTCGCCTTAGGCGCTAACTATTTAAAGATTGTAGCCGTTAGTTGTTTATTTATGAATTTTACCCAAGCCTATTCTTCTGCATTAAGGAGTACAGGTCAAACAAAATTACCTATGTTTGCAAGTTTAATAGGAGTAGGTATAAATATTATTTTAAACTGGGTTTTCATCTTCGGAAAGCTTGGTGCACCTGCTATGGGAGTAGAGGGAGCGGCATTAGCAACAATGTTAGCACGTTTAGTGGAGGTTGTTTTTATAGTAAGTATTGTTTACTTTACTAAAAATAAAGTAGCAGCCAAACTAAAAGAATTATATAGCTTTAGTTTAAAAACAGTAGGTGTTTATTTTAAAACATCATGGTCTGTTATTACTAATGAACTTGTTTTTTCAGTAGGCTCAGCAGCTTATTCAGTAGCTTATGCCAAAATAAGTACTAATGCTTCTGCTACCATGCAAATTTCTAGCACGCTTATCAATATGTTTTTTATTTTTCTTACGGGAGTAGGAACAGCAGCAGCCATTATGATAGGGAATAAAATCGGTGCAGAAGAAGAAGCGGTTGCTAAAGATTATGCACATAAAGTAGCTAAGCTAACACCAGTTATAGGGATTATATTAGGTATTGGTATATGGATCTCGGCCCCAACAATCCTGAGATGGTTTAACATTCAGCCAGAGACCTATAAAGCAGCTATACTGGTTTTAAGAACTATGGCTATCTTTATGCCACTGCGTTCGTTTAATGCCATTATGATTATCGGTGTATTTAGAGGAGGCGGAGACACCACCTACTCCATGCTAGTACAAGCCGGTACGATTTGGCTTTATTCAGTACCATTGGCGTTTAT
Coding sequences:
- a CDS encoding PH domain-containing protein, which translates into the protein MGIFGGTKSTNTKYFERFLTEGEEIEAVYRLVVDEMCFTNKRIIFFDKNAFSTKKGKVSIPYRSISHFMIEDDGILDRDIEIKLIVHNEEFVLKFSKGCDFIEIEKLLTFYVCD
- a CDS encoding MATE family efflux transporter, with product MKKIFKDKVFLSTMLTLAVPITLQSFVTSSLNLVDTMMVGSLQETAISAVGLANQYMFIFTLCILGINAGASVFMSQYWGKKDLQGIKTFLGIDLTVGFVAASLFAIMAFFFPEVIMDIMSDDAAVVALGANYLKIVAVSCLFMNFTQAYSSALRSTGQTKLPMFASLIGVGINIILNWVFIFGKLGAPAMGVEGAALATMLARLVEVVFIVSIVYFTKNKVAAKLKELYSFSLKTVGVYFKTSWSVITNELVFSVGSAAYSVAYAKISTNASATMQISSTLINMFFIFLTGVGTAAAIMIGNKIGAEEEAVAKDYAHKVAKLTPVIGIILGIGIWISAPTILRWFNIQPETYKAAILVLRTMAIFMPLRSFNAIMIIGVFRGGGDTTYSMLVQAGTIWLYSVPLAFIGALALKWPVYSVFFLVCTEEMIKVPFEYFRLRSNKWIKNLVHEKHLS